A single genomic interval of Lathyrus oleraceus cultivar Zhongwan6 chromosome 7, CAAS_Psat_ZW6_1.0, whole genome shotgun sequence harbors:
- the LOC127102319 gene encoding biotin synthase, mitochondrial, which translates to MFCLRPILRSQPRSSIWVLHHSSYGYCTSSAAAIQAEKTIQHGPRNDWTKEEVKSIYDSPILDLLFHGAQVHRHAHNFREVQQCTLLSVKTGGCSEDCSYCPQSSRYDTGLKGQRLMNKEAVLQAAVKAKEAGSTRFCMGAAWRDTIGRKTNFNQILEYVKEIKGMGMEVCCTLGMLDKDQAGELKKAGLTAYNHNLDTSREYYPNIITTRSYDERLQTLEYVRDAGINVCSGGIIGLGEAEEDRVGLLHTLSTLPTHPESVPINALVAVKGTPLQDQKPVEIWEMIRMIATARITMPKAMVRLSAGRVRFSVPEQALCFLAGANSIFAGEKLLTTANNDFDTDKLMFKVLGLLPKAPTLDEDETSESENYKEAASSS; encoded by the exons ATGTTTTGCTTGAGACCTATTTTGCGTTCACAACCAAGATCTTCGATATGGGTCTTACACCATTCTTCCTATGGATATTGCACTTCCTCCGCCGCTGCAATTCAAGCTGAGAAAACCATTCAACATGGACCCAGAAACGATTGGACTAAAGAAGAAGTCAAATCCATCTACGACTCTCCCATTCTCGATCTTCTCTTCCATGGG GCTCAGGTTCACAGACATGCTCATAACTTTAGGGAAGTGCAACAGTGTACTCTTCTATCTGTGAAAACAGGTGGGTGCAGTGAGGATTGTTCTTATTGTCCTCAATCCTCTAGATATGATACAGGGCTCAAAGGTCAAAGACTTATGAACAAAGAGGCTGTTCTTCAGGCTGCAGTCAAG GCAAAAGAGGCTGGGAGTACTCGCTTTTGTATGGGCGCTGCATGGCGGGATACAATAGGAAGAAAGACAAACTTCAACCAGATACTTGAATATGTAAAAGAAATAAA GGGAATGGGGATGGAGGTGTGTTGCACCCTTGGCATGCTGGATAAAGATCAAGCTGGCGAACTCAAGAAGGCGGGTCTTACTGCCTATAATCACAATCTCGACACTTCCAGGGAATACTATCCAAACATCATCACAACAAGGAGTTATGATGAGCGCCTTCAAACACTTGAATATGTTCGTGATGCAGGGATTAATGTTTGCTCTG GAGGAATTATCGGGCTCGGAGAAGCTGAGGAAGACCGAGTAGGTTTGCTACATACATTATCAACACTTCCTACACATCCAGAGAGCGTTCCTATTAATGCACTTGTTGCTGTCAAGGGAACCCCTCTTCAGGATCAGAAG CCTGTTGAAATATGGGAGATGATTCGCATGATTGCGACAGCGCGTATAACAATGCCAAAAGCAATGGTGAGGTTATCGGCCGGGAGAGTTCGATTCTCCGTGCCTGAGCAGGCATTGTGTTTTCTTGCTGGTGCGAATTCTATCTTTGCTGGTGAAAAGCTTCTCACAACTGCCAACAATGATTTTGATACTGATAAACTCATGTTTAAAGTTCTCGGTCTTCTTCCAAAAGCTCCAACCTTAGACGAAGATGAAACTAGCGAGAGCGAGAACTATAAAGAAGCTGCTTCTTCTAGTTGA